The following nucleotide sequence is from Natronorubrum aibiense.
ATACTCTCCGGTTGGAACGGGGTGGTCGACGGTTCCTCGAGCGGCCCGACCCAAACGTATTCATGGGTCTCGTTCGATATGTGTGATATGACGTGTCCACACCTCTCATACCGTCGGACAGACGGCGAGCTGGAGTTCGATACCGAGCGCGCGTACTGTACGGTCATCGACGAGTTCGTCTCGCCGATGCGCGCCGACGTCTGTAACGACCGCCACGAACTCGATCACGAACGGGACTGCGAGCACTACCGCGAGGCGGCCGGCCTCGAGTAACGCCGATCTGCGTTCGTCCGATTATCCACGTTTACCGACCGTGACGCCGTTCAATCCCGCTACTGGCCAGTCCTGCTCGAGTGCACTACAATCCGAGGAGGTCTCGCGCATCGTCCGGCGTCGCGAGGTCGCGCTCGAGTTCGTCGGCGATTCGGACCGCCCGTTCGACCAGTTGGGCGTTGCTCTCGACGGGTTCGCCGCGTCGGTAGTACAGGTTATCTTCCATGCCCACACGGATGTGTCCGCCCATGACGATCCCCATCGTCGTGAGTGGCAGCTGGTGTGGCCCGATCGCGAGCACGTTGAAAATCGAGTTCTCGGGGAGGTTGTTGACCATATTCACCATGTTCTCCGGCGTCGGCGGCGTGAGCGTCCCGGGGCCGAAAATGAGGTTGATGTAATACGGCTCCTCGAGCAGGCCCTTGTCGATGAGCCGGTAGACCTCGTTCAGGTGGCCGTTGTTGAACACTTCCATCTCGGGTTTGATTCCCTTCTCTTGCATCTCCGCCGCGAGCGAATCGATCATGTGGCGCGTGTTCTCGGAGGTGATGTGCTGGTAGCGGTTCATCGGCCCCATGTCGAGCGATGCCATCTCTGGAAGCGGATCAGTTCGGATGCCTTTCACCCGTTCTTCGAGTGGCAGTCCAGTTCCCCCGGTCGTGTTCTGGATGATGATGTCGTCACAGCGCTCGCGAACTCGGTCGTTGATCTCCTGTAGTTGGTCACCGTCTCGCTCGCCCCGTTCGTCGCGACCGTGGAGGTGGACGATCGCCGCGCCCAACTGTTCACACTCCCGCGCTGCGGTCGCGATCTCCTCGGGCGACTCCGGCAGATTCGGGTTGGCTTCTTTCCCCTGCACGCCGCCGGTGGTCGGCACCGTCAGCAGCAGCTTTCCGCCCTCGAGATAGTTCTGGTAACTCATCTACACACAGCAAGACAGTCAATGACAAAAACGTTATTGGAACGGACGGCAACTGTTCACGAGTGACAGACAACGAAGTCGAAGACACCGCTCGCTCGAACGGGGCGCGCTCGATGCCGTCGGCCACCAGCGTAGCCACGATCGGTGCCGGGACGATGGGCCACGGTATCGCCTTCGCGGCCGCTGCTGGCGGCTGTCCGGTATCACTGTTCGACGTCGATGACGCGTCGCTCGAGGAGGCTCGAGCGAAGATACGGGCCACCGCGGCGGCCGTCGCGGACAGTGGTGCGTACGAGTTCGAGACCGTCTCGGAACTCACCGACCGAATCGAGTACGTGACCGCGCTCGAGGACGCCGTCGACGGTGCCGACCTCGTCATCGAAGCCGTGCCCGAGGATAGAGAGATCAAGCTGGCCACGTTCGAACGGATCGACCGGCACGTCGACGACGACACCGTCGTAGCGACGAACACCTCGTCGCTCCCGCTTGATGACCTCGTCGAGCCGATCACCGCACCGGAGCGATTCTGTGGCATGCACTGGTTCCACCCTCCCCACATCGTCCCCGTCGTCGAGGTCGTCTACGGCGACGCGACGACAGCTGACACGATCGACACCGCGTCCCAGTTCCTTCGCGAGATCGGCAAAGATCCCGTCGTCGTCGAACGGGACGTTCCGGGCTTCATCGCGAACCGAATTCAGTCCGCGATGGCGCGGGAAGCGTGGGCGCTCCTCGAGGCGGGCGTCGCCAGTCCGGCGGATATCGACCGGGCGATCAAGGGAACGTTTGGCTTCCGGCTCCCACTGCTCGGTGCGTTCGAGAAGGGCGACCACTCCGGGCTCGACATCCATCACACTGTCCTCGAGGAACTCCTGCCGGAGATCGACCGCAGCACGTCACCACCGCCGGTCCTCTCGGACCTTGTCGAAGAAGGCCGATACGGTGCGAAGACGGGCCGCGGCGTCTACGATTGGCGCGACGCCGACCTCGAGCGGATCTCCGAAGAGCGCGACCGACTGCTGCTCGAGCAACTCGAGGTGTATCGGGCGGCTCGAGGGCCACCGTCGACGGATCGGGCGTAAT
It contains:
- a CDS encoding BKACE family enzyme, with translation MSYQNYLEGGKLLLTVPTTGGVQGKEANPNLPESPEEIATAARECEQLGAAIVHLHGRDERGERDGDQLQEINDRVRERCDDIIIQNTTGGTGLPLEERVKGIRTDPLPEMASLDMGPMNRYQHITSENTRHMIDSLAAEMQEKGIKPEMEVFNNGHLNEVYRLIDKGLLEEPYYINLIFGPGTLTPPTPENMVNMVNNLPENSIFNVLAIGPHQLPLTTMGIVMGGHIRVGMEDNLYYRRGEPVESNAQLVERAVRIADELERDLATPDDARDLLGL
- a CDS encoding 3-hydroxyacyl-CoA dehydrogenase family protein translates to MTDNEVEDTARSNGARSMPSATSVATIGAGTMGHGIAFAAAAGGCPVSLFDVDDASLEEARAKIRATAAAVADSGAYEFETVSELTDRIEYVTALEDAVDGADLVIEAVPEDREIKLATFERIDRHVDDDTVVATNTSSLPLDDLVEPITAPERFCGMHWFHPPHIVPVVEVVYGDATTADTIDTASQFLREIGKDPVVVERDVPGFIANRIQSAMAREAWALLEAGVASPADIDRAIKGTFGFRLPLLGAFEKGDHSGLDIHHTVLEELLPEIDRSTSPPPVLSDLVEEGRYGAKTGRGVYDWRDADLERISEERDRLLLEQLEVYRAARGPPSTDRA